The Nitriliruptor alkaliphilus DSM 45188 genome includes a region encoding these proteins:
- the rimM gene encoding ribosome maturation factor RimM (Essential for efficient processing of 16S rRNA): protein MSEGLVAIGRVIKPHGIRGEVSVLVLSEVEGRFEPGDTVQLGGVATTIASSRPHQGRLLVRFEGIADRTAAEPLRGRLIEAPPADLDDTENYYVHELIGMAVVTADGDHLGEVSDHVELPAAAGYDLLEVTRDDGTTWLLPAVDEYVEVGELPDGTELLVVVDPPEGLVSGEAAVVRSEGEVAPGGPEAGAT, encoded by the coding sequence GTGAGCGAGGGACTGGTCGCGATCGGGCGGGTGATCAAGCCGCACGGGATCCGTGGTGAGGTGTCGGTCCTCGTGCTCTCCGAGGTCGAGGGACGCTTCGAACCCGGCGACACCGTGCAGCTCGGCGGCGTCGCCACCACGATCGCCAGCAGCCGTCCCCACCAGGGGCGGCTGCTCGTGCGTTTCGAGGGCATCGCGGACCGCACCGCCGCCGAACCCCTCCGCGGTCGACTCATCGAAGCGCCCCCGGCCGACCTCGACGACACCGAGAACTACTACGTCCACGAGCTGATCGGCATGGCGGTCGTCACCGCGGACGGCGACCACCTCGGAGAGGTCTCCGACCACGTCGAGCTACCCGCCGCGGCCGGCTACGACCTGCTCGAGGTCACCCGCGACGACGGCACCACCTGGTTGCTGCCCGCCGTCGACGAGTACGTCGAGGTCGGCGAGCTCCCCGACGGCACCGAGCTGCTCGTGGTCGTCGACCCCCCCGAGGGCCTCGTCTCCGGCGAGGCGGCGGTGGTCCGATCCGAGGGCGAGGTCGCCCCCGGCGGCCCCGAGGCGGGGGCGACCTAG
- the trmD gene encoding tRNA (guanosine(37)-N1)-methyltransferase TrmD, with protein sequence MRLDILTIFPGWFEGPLSTSLLGKAGVAGTLDTRVHDLRAWATDRHRTVDDAPYGGGAGMVMRADVWVNAAEAVWNDLPPEATAGRDQPPEGARFVAGGQRPRTLLLTPRGTPLTQGFAAELAAEDRLVLCCGRYEGIDERAHELVATDEVSIGDYVLFGGEVAAAVVIEAVTRHLPGVMGNAASPADESFTSGLLEYPQFTRPAQVRGRGIPPVLTSGDHGAVDRWRHEQAVELTRARRPDLLA encoded by the coding sequence GTGCGCCTCGACATCCTGACCATCTTCCCCGGGTGGTTCGAAGGCCCGCTGAGCACCTCGCTGCTCGGCAAGGCCGGTGTGGCGGGCACCCTCGACACGCGGGTGCACGACCTGCGTGCGTGGGCGACCGATCGCCACCGGACCGTCGACGATGCCCCGTACGGGGGCGGCGCCGGCATGGTCATGCGGGCTGACGTCTGGGTCAACGCCGCCGAGGCGGTCTGGAACGACCTGCCCCCCGAGGCCACCGCGGGCCGCGACCAGCCCCCCGAGGGCGCCCGGTTCGTCGCCGGCGGCCAGCGGCCGAGGACGCTGCTGCTCACCCCGCGCGGGACCCCGCTCACGCAGGGCTTCGCGGCCGAACTCGCCGCCGAGGACCGGCTGGTGCTCTGCTGCGGTCGCTACGAGGGCATCGACGAACGGGCCCACGAACTGGTCGCCACCGACGAGGTCTCCATCGGGGACTACGTCCTGTTCGGCGGCGAGGTGGCCGCCGCCGTCGTCATCGAGGCCGTCACCCGACACCTGCCCGGCGTCATGGGCAACGCCGCCTCCCCCGCCGATGAATCGTTCACCTCGGGCCTCCTCGAGTACCCGCAGTTCACCCGCCCGGCGCAGGTGCGGGGACGCGGCATCCCGCCGGTGCTGACCTCGGGCGACCACGGCGCGGTCGACCGTTGGCGTCACGAGCAGGCGGTCGAGCTGACCCGTGCCCGCCGGCCCGATCTGCTGGCCTGA
- the rplS gene encoding 50S ribosomal protein L19: MNKVDLVEKAQLRDDVPDFWPGDTVKVHVRVVEGTRSRIQVFEGVVIARKGSGARETFTVRKISFGVGVERTFPVHSPVLEQIELTRRGKVRRAKLYYLRDRVGKKARIKEKREAR; this comes from the coding sequence ATGAACAAGGTCGATCTCGTCGAGAAGGCGCAGCTGCGCGACGACGTGCCGGACTTCTGGCCCGGCGACACCGTCAAGGTGCACGTCCGCGTCGTCGAGGGCACGCGCTCGCGCATCCAGGTGTTCGAGGGCGTCGTCATCGCCCGCAAGGGCTCGGGAGCCCGCGAGACCTTCACGGTCCGCAAGATCTCCTTCGGGGTCGGGGTCGAGCGCACCTTCCCGGTGCACAGCCCCGTGCTCGAGCAGATCGAGCTCACCCGGCGCGGCAAGGTGCGTCGTGCGAAGCTCTACTACCTGCGTGATCGGGTCGGCAAGAAGGCCCGCATCAAGGAGAAGCGCGAGGCCCGTTGA